A single window of Candoia aspera isolate rCanAsp1 chromosome 3, rCanAsp1.hap2, whole genome shotgun sequence DNA harbors:
- the LOC134492863 gene encoding serine/threonine-protein phosphatase 4 regulatory subunit 1-like isoform X1 — translation MAGIPLYFVDLQDDLDDFGFEDYGPDCESMRITAFLDIPGQDNLTPLGRLEKYAFSDNIFNRQIIARGLLDVFRDFNHNEEDFLTVMAIVVRLSEDAEPTVRTELMEQIPPIAIFLQESRPNFPAAFSEYFMPIVVRYLTDPNNQVRKASQDSLLILLDQHLIAQHDIENKVCPILLELSAPDSDDEYKVEAVNIICKMASMVNKSTLERLMLPRFCELCSDGKLFQVRKVCAASFGDICSAVGQEATEKNLIPKFFELCSDSIWGMRKACAECFMAVSCTVSPEVRRTKLSPLFIGLISDPCRWVRQAAFQSLGPFISTFANPSSAGLYIREDGTLSIRPSSPCPDNSANSVPSRSEESMENKLESLAVESFTHVVCSEIPYLDAQNKCSAIHVTFGVDQTILPQSDETSLTNDNKDCQVNNYQEISSRAQSGQDVFNTFLYWRPPLPDISQDIELLQCKTETLESSSASEVLYNNCVASSEIKKVLQSLQEHMDDPDVQAQVQVLSAALRAAHLDSVSGCDGKQNVEVNDTHQEDSPNLDFTSSTADESILSSLPSLGDVINPPSPTIIKNANSEEQHNDVNKALEAHENDPHLEEDKSKLQDIIPQPLLEQYLSMTDPARAQTVDTEIAKHCAYSLPGVALTLGRQNWHCLKDTYETLASDVQWKVRRTLAFSIHELAVILGDQLTAADLVPIFNGFLKDLDEVRIGILKHLYDFLKLLHAEKRREYLYQLQEFVVTDNSRNWRFRYELAEQLILILELYNPNDVYDHLRHIALTLCSDKVSEVRWISFKLAVAILQKFYAYNANSLGLNFINELIMRFRHCSKWVGRQAFAFICQAVVEEECMPVDQFVAYLLPSLLSLASDPVPNVRVLLAKALRQTLLEKAYFRSVGNPHLEAVEETVLVLQADRDQDVSFFATIKPKLSNMHITLLEKQN, via the exons ATTTGCAGGATGACTTAGATGATT ttgggttTGAAGACTATGGACCAGATTGTGAGAGCATGAGGATAACTGCGTTCCTGGACATTCCAGGGCAGGATAACTTGACTCCACTTGGACGTTTAGAAAAATATGCTTTTAGTGATAATATATTTAACAG GCAAATTATTGCCAGGGGTCTACTTGATGTCTTTCGAGATTTCAATCACAATGAAGAAGATTTCTTGACAGTTATGGCAATAGTGGTGCGGCTATCTGAAGATGCAG AACCTACTGTACGGACAGAACTAATGGAACAGATACCGCCCATTGCCATTTTTCTACAGGAGAGTAGGCCAAACTTCCCTGCAGCGTTTTCTGAATACTTTATGCCTATAGTGGTGAGATACCTCACTGATCCAAATAATCAG GTTAGAAAAGCAAGCCAGGATTCACTGCTAATATTACTGGATCAACATCTTATTGCTCAACATGATATTGAAAATAAAGTGTGTCCAATTCTGTTGGAGCTTTCTGCTCCAGATAGTGATGATGAATACAAGGTGGAGGCAGTCAAT ATAATCTGCAAAATGGCTTCTATGGTGAACAAATCTACTCTTGAACGCTTGATGCTTCCTCGATTCTGTGAGCTTTGCAGTGATGGAAAACTCTTTCAAGTCCGGAAG GTTTGTGCAGCAAGCTTTGGTGATATATGCAGTGCAGTTGGGCAAGAAGCCACGGAAAAGAATTTG ATTCCAAAGTTTTTTGAGCTCTGCTCTGATAGCATTTGGGGTATGCGGAAAGCTTGTGCTGAATGCTTTATGGCTGTCTCCTGTACCGTTTCACCTGAGGTTCGGAGGACCAAGCTGTCTCCCCTTTTCATCGGTCTCATCAGTGATCCTTGCAGATGG GTTCGTCAAGCTGCTTTCCAATCACTTGGTCCTTTTATATCTACTTTTGCAAACCCTTCCAGTGCTGGTCTTTATATTCGAGAGGATGGCACGCTCAGCATCCGGCCTTCTAGTCCATGCCCAGACAACAGTGCAAACTCAGTGCCATCTAG ATCAGAGGAatcaatggaaaataaattggAATCTTTGGCAGTAGAATCTTTTACCCATGTGGTTTGTTCTGAAATTCCATATTTGGATGCACAAAATAAATGTTCAGCCATACATGTCACTTTTGGAGTAGATCAGACTATATTGCCTCAGAGTGATGAGACTTCTTTGACTAATGATAATAAAGACTGTCAAGTCAACAATTATCAGGAAATTAGTTCAAGAGCCCAGTCTGGACAGGATGTGTTCAATACTTTCTTATACTGGCGACCTCCTCTTCCTGACATAAGCCAAGATATAGAGCTGCTTCAGTGCAAGACAGAGACACTTGAGAGCTCCTCGGCGTCAGAAGTACTTTATAATAATTGTGTTGCCAGCAGTGAAATTAAAAAAGTTCTGCAAAGTTTGCAGGAGCACATGGATGACCCAGATGTTCAAG CTCAGGTTCAAGTACTGTCTGCTGCCCTCAGAGCTGCCCATCTTGATTCTGTCAGTGGCTGCGATGGCAAGCAGAATGTGGAAGTTAATGATACCCACCAAGAAGACTCTCCAAATTTGGACTTCACTTCTAGTACAGCAGATGAGAGCATCTTATCTTCATTGCCAAGTCTGGGTGATGTGATTAACCCACCTAGTCCAACTATAATAAAAAATGCG AACTCAGAAGAACAACACAACGATGTCAACAAAGCGTTAGAAGCACATGAGAATGATCCACATCTTGAAGAAGATAAATCAAAATTACAG GATATTATACCTCAGCCTTTGTTGGAGCAGTATTTATCTATGACAGACCCTGCTCGAGCACAGACAGTAGATACTGAAATTGCAAAACATTGTGCATACAGTCTTCCCGGTGTGGCCTTAACACTGGGCAGGCAAAATTGGCATTGTTTGAAGGACACATATGAGACTTTAGCATCAGATGTACAG TGGAAAGTCCGTCGCACGCTTGCTTTTTCCATTCACGAGCTGGCTGTAATTCTGGGAGATCAGCTAACAGCAGCAGATCTGGTGCCTATTTTCAATGGTTTCTTAAAAGATCTAGATGAAGTACGCATTGGAATCCTCAAACATCTTTATGATTTCCTAAAG ttgCTTCATGCTGAAAAAAGACGCGAATACCTTTATCAGCTTCAAGAATTCGTAGTAACCGATAATAGTAGAAATTGGCGATTTCGTTATGAACTTGCAGA gcaGCTCATTTTGATACTTGAACTTTATAATCCCAATGATGTGTACGACCACTTAAGGCATATTGCACTAACGCTCTGTTCAGATAAAGTTTCTGAAGTCAGGTGGATCTCCTTCAAACTG GCTGTAGCAATACTACAGAAGTTTTATGCATACAATGCAAACTCTCTGGGATTAAATTTCATTAATGAGTTGATCATGAGATTCCGCCATTGTTCCAAGTGGGTTGGGAGACAAGCATTTGCTTTCATCTGCCAG GCAGTAGTTGAAGAAGAATGCATGCCTGTGGACCAGTTTGTTGCATACCTGTTGCCCAGCCTTCTAAGCCTGGCTTCTGATCCTGTGCCAAATGTAAGGGTTTTGCTTGCCAAAGCATTGAGGCAGACATTATTGGAGAAAG CGTATTTTAGAAGTGTTGGGAATCCTCATCTGGAAGCTGTTGAAGAGACTGTTCTGGTTCTTCAAGCAGACAGGGACCAAGATGTTTCCTTTTTTGCCACCATCAAACCAAAACTCAGTAACATGCATATCACTTTacttgaaaaacaaaattaa
- the LOC134492863 gene encoding serine/threonine-protein phosphatase 4 regulatory subunit 1-like isoform X3, with protein sequence MLLVIIYLTEPTVRTELMEQIPPIAIFLQESRPNFPAAFSEYFMPIVVRYLTDPNNQVRKASQDSLLILLDQHLIAQHDIENKVCPILLELSAPDSDDEYKVEAVNIICKMASMVNKSTLERLMLPRFCELCSDGKLFQVRKVCAASFGDICSAVGQEATEKNLIPKFFELCSDSIWGMRKACAECFMAVSCTVSPEVRRTKLSPLFIGLISDPCRWVRQAAFQSLGPFISTFANPSSAGLYIREDGTLSIRPSSPCPDNSANSVPSRSEESMENKLESLAVESFTHVVCSEIPYLDAQNKCSAIHVTFGVDQTILPQSDETSLTNDNKDCQVNNYQEISSRAQSGQDVFNTFLYWRPPLPDISQDIELLQCKTETLESSSASEVLYNNCVASSEIKKVLQSLQEHMDDPDVQAQVQVLSAALRAAHLDSVSGCDGKQNVEVNDTHQEDSPNLDFTSSTADESILSSLPSLGDVINPPSPTIIKNANSEEQHNDVNKALEAHENDPHLEEDKSKLQDIIPQPLLEQYLSMTDPARAQTVDTEIAKHCAYSLPGVALTLGRQNWHCLKDTYETLASDVQWKVRRTLAFSIHELAVILGDQLTAADLVPIFNGFLKDLDEVRIGILKHLYDFLKLLHAEKRREYLYQLQEFVVTDNSRNWRFRYELAEQLILILELYNPNDVYDHLRHIALTLCSDKVSEVRWISFKLAVAILQKFYAYNANSLGLNFINELIMRFRHCSKWVGRQAFAFICQAVVEEECMPVDQFVAYLLPSLLSLASDPVPNVRVLLAKALRQTLLEKAYFRSVGNPHLEAVEETVLVLQADRDQDVSFFATIKPKLSNMHITLLEKQN encoded by the exons ATGCTTTTAGTGATAATATATTTAACAG AACCTACTGTACGGACAGAACTAATGGAACAGATACCGCCCATTGCCATTTTTCTACAGGAGAGTAGGCCAAACTTCCCTGCAGCGTTTTCTGAATACTTTATGCCTATAGTGGTGAGATACCTCACTGATCCAAATAATCAG GTTAGAAAAGCAAGCCAGGATTCACTGCTAATATTACTGGATCAACATCTTATTGCTCAACATGATATTGAAAATAAAGTGTGTCCAATTCTGTTGGAGCTTTCTGCTCCAGATAGTGATGATGAATACAAGGTGGAGGCAGTCAAT ATAATCTGCAAAATGGCTTCTATGGTGAACAAATCTACTCTTGAACGCTTGATGCTTCCTCGATTCTGTGAGCTTTGCAGTGATGGAAAACTCTTTCAAGTCCGGAAG GTTTGTGCAGCAAGCTTTGGTGATATATGCAGTGCAGTTGGGCAAGAAGCCACGGAAAAGAATTTG ATTCCAAAGTTTTTTGAGCTCTGCTCTGATAGCATTTGGGGTATGCGGAAAGCTTGTGCTGAATGCTTTATGGCTGTCTCCTGTACCGTTTCACCTGAGGTTCGGAGGACCAAGCTGTCTCCCCTTTTCATCGGTCTCATCAGTGATCCTTGCAGATGG GTTCGTCAAGCTGCTTTCCAATCACTTGGTCCTTTTATATCTACTTTTGCAAACCCTTCCAGTGCTGGTCTTTATATTCGAGAGGATGGCACGCTCAGCATCCGGCCTTCTAGTCCATGCCCAGACAACAGTGCAAACTCAGTGCCATCTAG ATCAGAGGAatcaatggaaaataaattggAATCTTTGGCAGTAGAATCTTTTACCCATGTGGTTTGTTCTGAAATTCCATATTTGGATGCACAAAATAAATGTTCAGCCATACATGTCACTTTTGGAGTAGATCAGACTATATTGCCTCAGAGTGATGAGACTTCTTTGACTAATGATAATAAAGACTGTCAAGTCAACAATTATCAGGAAATTAGTTCAAGAGCCCAGTCTGGACAGGATGTGTTCAATACTTTCTTATACTGGCGACCTCCTCTTCCTGACATAAGCCAAGATATAGAGCTGCTTCAGTGCAAGACAGAGACACTTGAGAGCTCCTCGGCGTCAGAAGTACTTTATAATAATTGTGTTGCCAGCAGTGAAATTAAAAAAGTTCTGCAAAGTTTGCAGGAGCACATGGATGACCCAGATGTTCAAG CTCAGGTTCAAGTACTGTCTGCTGCCCTCAGAGCTGCCCATCTTGATTCTGTCAGTGGCTGCGATGGCAAGCAGAATGTGGAAGTTAATGATACCCACCAAGAAGACTCTCCAAATTTGGACTTCACTTCTAGTACAGCAGATGAGAGCATCTTATCTTCATTGCCAAGTCTGGGTGATGTGATTAACCCACCTAGTCCAACTATAATAAAAAATGCG AACTCAGAAGAACAACACAACGATGTCAACAAAGCGTTAGAAGCACATGAGAATGATCCACATCTTGAAGAAGATAAATCAAAATTACAG GATATTATACCTCAGCCTTTGTTGGAGCAGTATTTATCTATGACAGACCCTGCTCGAGCACAGACAGTAGATACTGAAATTGCAAAACATTGTGCATACAGTCTTCCCGGTGTGGCCTTAACACTGGGCAGGCAAAATTGGCATTGTTTGAAGGACACATATGAGACTTTAGCATCAGATGTACAG TGGAAAGTCCGTCGCACGCTTGCTTTTTCCATTCACGAGCTGGCTGTAATTCTGGGAGATCAGCTAACAGCAGCAGATCTGGTGCCTATTTTCAATGGTTTCTTAAAAGATCTAGATGAAGTACGCATTGGAATCCTCAAACATCTTTATGATTTCCTAAAG ttgCTTCATGCTGAAAAAAGACGCGAATACCTTTATCAGCTTCAAGAATTCGTAGTAACCGATAATAGTAGAAATTGGCGATTTCGTTATGAACTTGCAGA gcaGCTCATTTTGATACTTGAACTTTATAATCCCAATGATGTGTACGACCACTTAAGGCATATTGCACTAACGCTCTGTTCAGATAAAGTTTCTGAAGTCAGGTGGATCTCCTTCAAACTG GCTGTAGCAATACTACAGAAGTTTTATGCATACAATGCAAACTCTCTGGGATTAAATTTCATTAATGAGTTGATCATGAGATTCCGCCATTGTTCCAAGTGGGTTGGGAGACAAGCATTTGCTTTCATCTGCCAG GCAGTAGTTGAAGAAGAATGCATGCCTGTGGACCAGTTTGTTGCATACCTGTTGCCCAGCCTTCTAAGCCTGGCTTCTGATCCTGTGCCAAATGTAAGGGTTTTGCTTGCCAAAGCATTGAGGCAGACATTATTGGAGAAAG CGTATTTTAGAAGTGTTGGGAATCCTCATCTGGAAGCTGTTGAAGAGACTGTTCTGGTTCTTCAAGCAGACAGGGACCAAGATGTTTCCTTTTTTGCCACCATCAAACCAAAACTCAGTAACATGCATATCACTTTacttgaaaaacaaaattaa
- the LOC134492863 gene encoding serine/threonine-protein phosphatase 4 regulatory subunit 1-like isoform X4, whose amino-acid sequence MEQIPPIAIFLQESRPNFPAAFSEYFMPIVVRYLTDPNNQVRKASQDSLLILLDQHLIAQHDIENKVCPILLELSAPDSDDEYKVEAVNIICKMASMVNKSTLERLMLPRFCELCSDGKLFQVRKVCAASFGDICSAVGQEATEKNLIPKFFELCSDSIWGMRKACAECFMAVSCTVSPEVRRTKLSPLFIGLISDPCRWVRQAAFQSLGPFISTFANPSSAGLYIREDGTLSIRPSSPCPDNSANSVPSRSEESMENKLESLAVESFTHVVCSEIPYLDAQNKCSAIHVTFGVDQTILPQSDETSLTNDNKDCQVNNYQEISSRAQSGQDVFNTFLYWRPPLPDISQDIELLQCKTETLESSSASEVLYNNCVASSEIKKVLQSLQEHMDDPDVQAQVQVLSAALRAAHLDSVSGCDGKQNVEVNDTHQEDSPNLDFTSSTADESILSSLPSLGDVINPPSPTIIKNANSEEQHNDVNKALEAHENDPHLEEDKSKLQDIIPQPLLEQYLSMTDPARAQTVDTEIAKHCAYSLPGVALTLGRQNWHCLKDTYETLASDVQWKVRRTLAFSIHELAVILGDQLTAADLVPIFNGFLKDLDEVRIGILKHLYDFLKLLHAEKRREYLYQLQEFVVTDNSRNWRFRYELAEQLILILELYNPNDVYDHLRHIALTLCSDKVSEVRWISFKLAVAILQKFYAYNANSLGLNFINELIMRFRHCSKWVGRQAFAFICQAVVEEECMPVDQFVAYLLPSLLSLASDPVPNVRVLLAKALRQTLLEKAYFRSVGNPHLEAVEETVLVLQADRDQDVSFFATIKPKLSNMHITLLEKQN is encoded by the exons ATGGAACAGATACCGCCCATTGCCATTTTTCTACAGGAGAGTAGGCCAAACTTCCCTGCAGCGTTTTCTGAATACTTTATGCCTATAGTGGTGAGATACCTCACTGATCCAAATAATCAG GTTAGAAAAGCAAGCCAGGATTCACTGCTAATATTACTGGATCAACATCTTATTGCTCAACATGATATTGAAAATAAAGTGTGTCCAATTCTGTTGGAGCTTTCTGCTCCAGATAGTGATGATGAATACAAGGTGGAGGCAGTCAAT ATAATCTGCAAAATGGCTTCTATGGTGAACAAATCTACTCTTGAACGCTTGATGCTTCCTCGATTCTGTGAGCTTTGCAGTGATGGAAAACTCTTTCAAGTCCGGAAG GTTTGTGCAGCAAGCTTTGGTGATATATGCAGTGCAGTTGGGCAAGAAGCCACGGAAAAGAATTTG ATTCCAAAGTTTTTTGAGCTCTGCTCTGATAGCATTTGGGGTATGCGGAAAGCTTGTGCTGAATGCTTTATGGCTGTCTCCTGTACCGTTTCACCTGAGGTTCGGAGGACCAAGCTGTCTCCCCTTTTCATCGGTCTCATCAGTGATCCTTGCAGATGG GTTCGTCAAGCTGCTTTCCAATCACTTGGTCCTTTTATATCTACTTTTGCAAACCCTTCCAGTGCTGGTCTTTATATTCGAGAGGATGGCACGCTCAGCATCCGGCCTTCTAGTCCATGCCCAGACAACAGTGCAAACTCAGTGCCATCTAG ATCAGAGGAatcaatggaaaataaattggAATCTTTGGCAGTAGAATCTTTTACCCATGTGGTTTGTTCTGAAATTCCATATTTGGATGCACAAAATAAATGTTCAGCCATACATGTCACTTTTGGAGTAGATCAGACTATATTGCCTCAGAGTGATGAGACTTCTTTGACTAATGATAATAAAGACTGTCAAGTCAACAATTATCAGGAAATTAGTTCAAGAGCCCAGTCTGGACAGGATGTGTTCAATACTTTCTTATACTGGCGACCTCCTCTTCCTGACATAAGCCAAGATATAGAGCTGCTTCAGTGCAAGACAGAGACACTTGAGAGCTCCTCGGCGTCAGAAGTACTTTATAATAATTGTGTTGCCAGCAGTGAAATTAAAAAAGTTCTGCAAAGTTTGCAGGAGCACATGGATGACCCAGATGTTCAAG CTCAGGTTCAAGTACTGTCTGCTGCCCTCAGAGCTGCCCATCTTGATTCTGTCAGTGGCTGCGATGGCAAGCAGAATGTGGAAGTTAATGATACCCACCAAGAAGACTCTCCAAATTTGGACTTCACTTCTAGTACAGCAGATGAGAGCATCTTATCTTCATTGCCAAGTCTGGGTGATGTGATTAACCCACCTAGTCCAACTATAATAAAAAATGCG AACTCAGAAGAACAACACAACGATGTCAACAAAGCGTTAGAAGCACATGAGAATGATCCACATCTTGAAGAAGATAAATCAAAATTACAG GATATTATACCTCAGCCTTTGTTGGAGCAGTATTTATCTATGACAGACCCTGCTCGAGCACAGACAGTAGATACTGAAATTGCAAAACATTGTGCATACAGTCTTCCCGGTGTGGCCTTAACACTGGGCAGGCAAAATTGGCATTGTTTGAAGGACACATATGAGACTTTAGCATCAGATGTACAG TGGAAAGTCCGTCGCACGCTTGCTTTTTCCATTCACGAGCTGGCTGTAATTCTGGGAGATCAGCTAACAGCAGCAGATCTGGTGCCTATTTTCAATGGTTTCTTAAAAGATCTAGATGAAGTACGCATTGGAATCCTCAAACATCTTTATGATTTCCTAAAG ttgCTTCATGCTGAAAAAAGACGCGAATACCTTTATCAGCTTCAAGAATTCGTAGTAACCGATAATAGTAGAAATTGGCGATTTCGTTATGAACTTGCAGA gcaGCTCATTTTGATACTTGAACTTTATAATCCCAATGATGTGTACGACCACTTAAGGCATATTGCACTAACGCTCTGTTCAGATAAAGTTTCTGAAGTCAGGTGGATCTCCTTCAAACTG GCTGTAGCAATACTACAGAAGTTTTATGCATACAATGCAAACTCTCTGGGATTAAATTTCATTAATGAGTTGATCATGAGATTCCGCCATTGTTCCAAGTGGGTTGGGAGACAAGCATTTGCTTTCATCTGCCAG GCAGTAGTTGAAGAAGAATGCATGCCTGTGGACCAGTTTGTTGCATACCTGTTGCCCAGCCTTCTAAGCCTGGCTTCTGATCCTGTGCCAAATGTAAGGGTTTTGCTTGCCAAAGCATTGAGGCAGACATTATTGGAGAAAG CGTATTTTAGAAGTGTTGGGAATCCTCATCTGGAAGCTGTTGAAGAGACTGTTCTGGTTCTTCAAGCAGACAGGGACCAAGATGTTTCCTTTTTTGCCACCATCAAACCAAAACTCAGTAACATGCATATCACTTTacttgaaaaacaaaattaa
- the LOC134492863 gene encoding serine/threonine-protein phosphatase 4 regulatory subunit 1-like isoform X2, which produces MAVGFEDYGPDCESMRITAFLDIPGQDNLTPLGRLEKYAFSDNIFNRQIIARGLLDVFRDFNHNEEDFLTVMAIVVRLSEDAEPTVRTELMEQIPPIAIFLQESRPNFPAAFSEYFMPIVVRYLTDPNNQVRKASQDSLLILLDQHLIAQHDIENKVCPILLELSAPDSDDEYKVEAVNIICKMASMVNKSTLERLMLPRFCELCSDGKLFQVRKVCAASFGDICSAVGQEATEKNLIPKFFELCSDSIWGMRKACAECFMAVSCTVSPEVRRTKLSPLFIGLISDPCRWVRQAAFQSLGPFISTFANPSSAGLYIREDGTLSIRPSSPCPDNSANSVPSRSEESMENKLESLAVESFTHVVCSEIPYLDAQNKCSAIHVTFGVDQTILPQSDETSLTNDNKDCQVNNYQEISSRAQSGQDVFNTFLYWRPPLPDISQDIELLQCKTETLESSSASEVLYNNCVASSEIKKVLQSLQEHMDDPDVQAQVQVLSAALRAAHLDSVSGCDGKQNVEVNDTHQEDSPNLDFTSSTADESILSSLPSLGDVINPPSPTIIKNANSEEQHNDVNKALEAHENDPHLEEDKSKLQDIIPQPLLEQYLSMTDPARAQTVDTEIAKHCAYSLPGVALTLGRQNWHCLKDTYETLASDVQWKVRRTLAFSIHELAVILGDQLTAADLVPIFNGFLKDLDEVRIGILKHLYDFLKLLHAEKRREYLYQLQEFVVTDNSRNWRFRYELAEQLILILELYNPNDVYDHLRHIALTLCSDKVSEVRWISFKLAVAILQKFYAYNANSLGLNFINELIMRFRHCSKWVGRQAFAFICQAVVEEECMPVDQFVAYLLPSLLSLASDPVPNVRVLLAKALRQTLLEKAYFRSVGNPHLEAVEETVLVLQADRDQDVSFFATIKPKLSNMHITLLEKQN; this is translated from the exons ttgggttTGAAGACTATGGACCAGATTGTGAGAGCATGAGGATAACTGCGTTCCTGGACATTCCAGGGCAGGATAACTTGACTCCACTTGGACGTTTAGAAAAATATGCTTTTAGTGATAATATATTTAACAG GCAAATTATTGCCAGGGGTCTACTTGATGTCTTTCGAGATTTCAATCACAATGAAGAAGATTTCTTGACAGTTATGGCAATAGTGGTGCGGCTATCTGAAGATGCAG AACCTACTGTACGGACAGAACTAATGGAACAGATACCGCCCATTGCCATTTTTCTACAGGAGAGTAGGCCAAACTTCCCTGCAGCGTTTTCTGAATACTTTATGCCTATAGTGGTGAGATACCTCACTGATCCAAATAATCAG GTTAGAAAAGCAAGCCAGGATTCACTGCTAATATTACTGGATCAACATCTTATTGCTCAACATGATATTGAAAATAAAGTGTGTCCAATTCTGTTGGAGCTTTCTGCTCCAGATAGTGATGATGAATACAAGGTGGAGGCAGTCAAT ATAATCTGCAAAATGGCTTCTATGGTGAACAAATCTACTCTTGAACGCTTGATGCTTCCTCGATTCTGTGAGCTTTGCAGTGATGGAAAACTCTTTCAAGTCCGGAAG GTTTGTGCAGCAAGCTTTGGTGATATATGCAGTGCAGTTGGGCAAGAAGCCACGGAAAAGAATTTG ATTCCAAAGTTTTTTGAGCTCTGCTCTGATAGCATTTGGGGTATGCGGAAAGCTTGTGCTGAATGCTTTATGGCTGTCTCCTGTACCGTTTCACCTGAGGTTCGGAGGACCAAGCTGTCTCCCCTTTTCATCGGTCTCATCAGTGATCCTTGCAGATGG GTTCGTCAAGCTGCTTTCCAATCACTTGGTCCTTTTATATCTACTTTTGCAAACCCTTCCAGTGCTGGTCTTTATATTCGAGAGGATGGCACGCTCAGCATCCGGCCTTCTAGTCCATGCCCAGACAACAGTGCAAACTCAGTGCCATCTAG ATCAGAGGAatcaatggaaaataaattggAATCTTTGGCAGTAGAATCTTTTACCCATGTGGTTTGTTCTGAAATTCCATATTTGGATGCACAAAATAAATGTTCAGCCATACATGTCACTTTTGGAGTAGATCAGACTATATTGCCTCAGAGTGATGAGACTTCTTTGACTAATGATAATAAAGACTGTCAAGTCAACAATTATCAGGAAATTAGTTCAAGAGCCCAGTCTGGACAGGATGTGTTCAATACTTTCTTATACTGGCGACCTCCTCTTCCTGACATAAGCCAAGATATAGAGCTGCTTCAGTGCAAGACAGAGACACTTGAGAGCTCCTCGGCGTCAGAAGTACTTTATAATAATTGTGTTGCCAGCAGTGAAATTAAAAAAGTTCTGCAAAGTTTGCAGGAGCACATGGATGACCCAGATGTTCAAG CTCAGGTTCAAGTACTGTCTGCTGCCCTCAGAGCTGCCCATCTTGATTCTGTCAGTGGCTGCGATGGCAAGCAGAATGTGGAAGTTAATGATACCCACCAAGAAGACTCTCCAAATTTGGACTTCACTTCTAGTACAGCAGATGAGAGCATCTTATCTTCATTGCCAAGTCTGGGTGATGTGATTAACCCACCTAGTCCAACTATAATAAAAAATGCG AACTCAGAAGAACAACACAACGATGTCAACAAAGCGTTAGAAGCACATGAGAATGATCCACATCTTGAAGAAGATAAATCAAAATTACAG GATATTATACCTCAGCCTTTGTTGGAGCAGTATTTATCTATGACAGACCCTGCTCGAGCACAGACAGTAGATACTGAAATTGCAAAACATTGTGCATACAGTCTTCCCGGTGTGGCCTTAACACTGGGCAGGCAAAATTGGCATTGTTTGAAGGACACATATGAGACTTTAGCATCAGATGTACAG TGGAAAGTCCGTCGCACGCTTGCTTTTTCCATTCACGAGCTGGCTGTAATTCTGGGAGATCAGCTAACAGCAGCAGATCTGGTGCCTATTTTCAATGGTTTCTTAAAAGATCTAGATGAAGTACGCATTGGAATCCTCAAACATCTTTATGATTTCCTAAAG ttgCTTCATGCTGAAAAAAGACGCGAATACCTTTATCAGCTTCAAGAATTCGTAGTAACCGATAATAGTAGAAATTGGCGATTTCGTTATGAACTTGCAGA gcaGCTCATTTTGATACTTGAACTTTATAATCCCAATGATGTGTACGACCACTTAAGGCATATTGCACTAACGCTCTGTTCAGATAAAGTTTCTGAAGTCAGGTGGATCTCCTTCAAACTG GCTGTAGCAATACTACAGAAGTTTTATGCATACAATGCAAACTCTCTGGGATTAAATTTCATTAATGAGTTGATCATGAGATTCCGCCATTGTTCCAAGTGGGTTGGGAGACAAGCATTTGCTTTCATCTGCCAG GCAGTAGTTGAAGAAGAATGCATGCCTGTGGACCAGTTTGTTGCATACCTGTTGCCCAGCCTTCTAAGCCTGGCTTCTGATCCTGTGCCAAATGTAAGGGTTTTGCTTGCCAAAGCATTGAGGCAGACATTATTGGAGAAAG CGTATTTTAGAAGTGTTGGGAATCCTCATCTGGAAGCTGTTGAAGAGACTGTTCTGGTTCTTCAAGCAGACAGGGACCAAGATGTTTCCTTTTTTGCCACCATCAAACCAAAACTCAGTAACATGCATATCACTTTacttgaaaaacaaaattaa